The Pseudomonas fluorescens nucleotide sequence CAAAGGCCAGTACGAAGCCGCTGCGGCCATGGGCCTGGGCTACTGGCGCTCGATGGGCCTGGTGATTCTGCCGCAAGCCCTGAAGCTGGTGATCCCCGGCATCGTCAACACCTTCATTGCCCTGTTCAAGGACACCAGCCTTGTGATCATCATCGGCCTCTTCGACCTGCTCAACAGCGTCAAGCAGGCCGCTGCCGACCCGACCTGGCTGGGCATGGCGACCGAGGGCTATGTATTTGCCGCCCTGGTTTTCTGGATTTTCTGTTTCGGTATGTCCCGCTACTCCATGCATCTGGAGCGCAAGCTGGACACAGGCCACAAGCGTTAGGAGTGTTCCCATGAGTGAAGCGATCAAACAGCCTGTGAGCCCTGAAGGCATTATTCAGATGCAGGGCGTGAACAAGTGGTACGGCCAGTTCCACGTGCTCAAGGACATCAACCTGAACGTGCGCCAGGGCGAGCGCATTGTGCTGTGCGGGCCGTCGGGTTCGGGCAAGTCGACCACCATCCGCTGCCTCAACCGCCTAGAAGAGCACCAGCAGGGGCGCATCGTCGTCGATGGCGTGGAGCTGACCAACGATCTCAAGCAGATCGAAGCGATCCGCCGCGAAGTCGGCATGGTGTTCCAGCATTTCAACTTGTTCCCGCACCTGACCATCCTGCAGAACTGCACCCTGGCGCCGATGTGGGTGCGCAAGATGCCCAAGCGCAAGGCCGAGGAAATCGCCATGCACTATCTGGAGCGGGTGCGTATTCCGGAGCAGGCCAACAAGTTTCCGGGGCAGTTGTCCGGTGGTCAGCAGCAACGGGTAGCGATTGCCCGGGCGCTGTGCATGAAGCCGAAGATCATGCTGTTCGATGAACCGACCTCGGCGCTGGACCCGGAGATGGTCAAGGAAGTGCTCGATACCATGGTGGGCCTGGCGGAAGACGGCATGACCATGCTCTGCGTGACCCACGAGATGGGCTTTGCCCGCACCGTGGCGAACCGGGTGATCTTCATGGATAAAGGCGAGATTGTGGAGCAGGCGGCGCCGGACGACTTCTTCGACCGGCCGCAGAATGAGCGGACCAAGCTGTTCTTGAGCCAGATTCTGCATTGACCCATTGGGGCTGTGAAACAGCCCCGCTTCTTGGCAGAAGGTCAGTTTTCTTCTTTGGCTGCCGGTGCCGGCGGTGGACGCAAGCCAATCTCGGCCGTCAGCTTGAGCTCCTTGCCGTTGCGCATGACCTGAATTGCCACTTTGTCATTGGGCTTGATCCGCGCCACCTGGTTCATCGAGCGGCGGCCATCGCCCGCCGGTTCGCCATTGATGCTCAGGATCACGTCACCCAGTTCCAGGCCAGCCTTCTGCGCCGGGCCATCACGGAAAATCCCCGCAACGACGATACCCGGGCGCCCCTGCATGCCGAACGACTCGGCCAGCTCCTGGCTCAGCGGCTGCACCTCGATCCCCAGCCAGCCACGAATCACCTGACCGTGCTCGATGATCGACTTCATCACCTCCAGCGCCAGCTTGGTCGGGATGGCAAAGCCGATGCCTTGCGAGCCGCCGGACTTGGAGAAGATCGCCGTGTTGATGCCGGTCAGGTTGCCGTTGGCATCGACCAGCGCGCCACCGGAGTTGCCCGGGTTGATCGCGGCGTCGGTCTGGATGAAGTCTTCGTAGTTGTTCAGGCCCAGTTGGTTGCGCCCGGTGGCGCTGATGATACCCATGGTCACGGTCTGGCCGACACCGAAGGGGTTGCCGATGGCCAGGGCGACGTCGCCGATATGGATGTTGTCGGAGCGGCCGATAGTGATCGACGGCAGGTTCTTCAGGTCGATCTTGAGGACCGCAAGGTCGGTTTCCGGGTCGCTGCCGATGACCCGCGCCAGGGTTTCGCGGCCGTCCTTGAGCGCCACCACGATCTGGTCGGCACCGGAGGTCACGTGGTTGTTGGTCAGCAGGTAGCCTTCCGGGCTCATGATCACTGCCGAACCCAGGCTCGACTCCCAACGGCGCTGCTTGGGCAGGTTGTCACCGAAAAAGCGGCGGAACTGCGGGTCTTCGAACAGCGGGTGGGCGGTCTTGTTGACCACCTTGGTGGTGTACAGGTTGGCCACCGCCGGGGCGGCGATGCTCACGGCGTCGGCGTAGGACACCGGCCCCTGCATGATCCGCGTGGTCTGCGGGGCTTGTTGCAGGTTGACGTCCTGGCTGGGCAGGCCGACCCATTGCGGAAAGCGCTGGATGACCAACAGGGCGATCAGCACGCCGACCAGCAGCGGCCAGCCAAAGTAACGCAAAGCCTTGAACATTGAACGAATCCTGGGAGTTGGCAGAGGGCCGATGACAGCTGGGAGCGTGAACGCGCGCGATCATACTGCGCGCGGGCGCGTGCAGGAACTGTTAAATCGTCACGAAAACCAACAACACCAGCCCCCAGGCAACTGCCGTCGGTTTCCCCCAACCCGGCGACGGCCCATAATGACGCTCATTATACGGGGCCTTGGGCCGCGCTGAACTGCGAAATTGAGGAGTCTTTTCATGGCTGTTGCCCTGAGCACCCTGGTCGAGGAAGCCGAGCGCTACCTCGGCAGCGCCAAAATCCAGGACTACTGCCCCAACGGCCTGCAGGTCGAGGGCCGTCCGCAGGTGACCCGCATCGTCAGCGGCGTCACCGCAAGCCAGGCCTTGCTCGATGCGGCGGTCGAGGCCGAAGCCGACCTGGTGCTGGTACACCACGGTTACTTCTGGAAGGGTGAGAACCCGTGCATCACCGGCATGAAGCAGCGCCGGCTGAAGACCCTGCTGAAAAACGACCTGAGCCTGCTGTCCTACCACCTGCCGCTGGACCTGCACCCGGAAGTGGGCAACAACGTACAACTGGCGCGTCAGCTCGACATCACCGTCGAAGGCCCGCTGGACCCGCAGAACCCGCGGATCGTCGGCCTGGTTGGCTCGTTGGCCGAGCCGATGTCGGCCCGCGATTTTGCCCGCAAGGTGCAGGAGGTGATGGGTCGCGAGCCGCTGCTGATCGAAGGCGAGCAGATCATCCGCCGCGTCGGCTGGTGCACCGGCGGCGGCCAGGGCTACATCGACCAGGCGATTGCCGCCGGTGTCGACCTGTACCTGAGTGGCGAGGCCTCCGAGCAGACCTTCCACAGCGCCCGCGAAAACGGCATCAGTTTCATCGCCGCCGGCCACCATGCCACCGAGCGTTACGGCGTGCAGGCACTGGGTGATTATCTGGCCCGGCGCTTTGCCCTGGAGCACCTGTTCATCGACTGCCCGAACCCGATCTGACGCTAAAACGGCAGGGCATATTCTTATACTGTTTCGTTCTAGTTGGCCGCCTAAATAGAATCGGGTGCTGTGATAAAGTGGCCCGCTCGAACACGGCCCGCTGGCCGTCCATAAGATCGTATTTCCGTGAGTAGCCATGGTCGACAAACTGACGCATTTGAAACAGTTGGAGGCGGAAAGCATCCACATCATTCGTGAGGTGGCCGCCGAGTTCGATAACCCGGTGATGCTGTACTCGATTGGCAAGGACTCGGCCGTGATGCTGCACCTGGCGCGTAAGGCCTTCTTCCCGGGCAAGCTGCCGTTTCCGGTGATGCACGTCGACACCCAGTGGAAATTCCAGGAGATGTACAGCTTCCGCGACAAGATGGTCGAGGAAATGGGCCTGGAGCTGATCACTCACGTCAACCCGGACGGCGTCGCCCAGGGTATCAACCCGTTCACCCACGGCAGTGCCAAGCATACCGACATCATGAAGACCGAGGGCCTCAAGCAGGCGCTCGACAAGTACGGCTTCGATGCCGCCTTCGGTGGCGCGCGCCGCGACGAAGAGAAGTCGCGGGCCAAGGAGCGGGTCTACTCGTTCCGTGACAGCAAGCACCGCTGGGACCCGAAGAACCAGCGCCCGGAACTGTGGAACGTCTACAACGGCAAGGTCAACAAGGGCGAATCGATTCGCGTGTTCCCGTTGTCGAACTGGACCGAACTGGACATCTGGCAGTACATCTACCTCGAAGGCATCCCGATCGTGCCGCTGTACTTCGCCGCCGAACGTGAAGTGATCGAGAAGAACGGCACCCTGATCATGATCGACGACGCGCGCATCCTCGAGCACCTCTCGGAGGAAGAAAAGGCCCGCATCGTCAAGAAGAAGGTGCGTTTCCGTACCCTTGGCTGCTACCCGTTGACGGGCGCGGTGGAGTCCGAGGCCGAAAGCCTCACGGACATCATTCAGGAAATGCTCCTGACGCGCACTTCCGAGCGCCAGGGCCGGGTCATCGATCATGATGGCGCCGGTTCCATGGAAGACAAAAAACGGCAAGGGTACTTCTAAGCTTCAAGTTACAAGCGGCAAGCTGCAAGTTAGAAGCAAGGTGCGTAGCTTCTGGATTTTGTCGGCTGCCGCCCCATTGTGGGCGCGTGAGAGTGCTCACTATGGACTTCGAGAAGCGTGCTGTTTGGCAGAGAAGCAAAGATTTGGCGGTAGCGATTTACAGGCAGCAGAGTGTATGCCGGGAGTCTTGGATTCAAGGATCAGATCACCCGGGCGGCACTTTCCGTTCCGTCGAATATCGCCGAAGGCATGGAGCGGAGAACGGCAAAAGAAAAGGTTCGTTATCTGTGTATTGCCAAGACGTCCTGCGGTGAGTTGTGTACGCAGATCATCATCGGGGGAGAAGTAGGCTACCTGCCAAAGCCTTTGTCGAATGAGTGGATTACAGAGACTCGTGAGCTTTCAAGAATGCTGAGCGGGTTGATCAACAAAATTTCTGACTAGTTGTATGCCGACAAGCTTGCCGCTTGAAGCTTACAGCTTGGAGCTTGAATGTAATGAGCCACCAATCTGATCTGATCAGCGAGGACATCCTCGCCTACCTGGCCCAGCACGAGCGTAAAGAACTGCTGCGCTTTTTGACCTGCGGTAACGTCGATGACGGCAAGAGCACCCTGATCGGGCGCCTGCTGCACGACTCGAAGATGATCTACGAAGACCATCTGGAAGCCATCACCCGCGACTCGAAAAAAGTCGGCACCACCGGTGACGACATCGACCTGGCGTTGCTGGTCGACGGCCTGCAGGCCGAGCGCGAGCAGGGCATCACCATCGATGTGGCCTACCGCTACTTCTCTACCGCCAAGCGCAAGTTCATCATCGCCGACACCCCGGGCCATGAGCAGTACACCCGCAACATGGCTACCGGTGCGTCCACCTGCGACCTGGCGATCATCCTCGTCGATGCCCGCTACGGCGTGCAGACCCAGACCCGCCGGCACAGCTACATTGCCTCGTTGCTGGGCATCAAGCACATCGTCGTTGCGGTCAACAAGATGGACCTCAAAGGCTTCGACGAGGGCGTGTTCGAGAGCATCAAGGCTGACTACCTGAAGTTCGCCGAAGCCATCAACATGGCCCCGAGCAGCCTGCACTTCGTGCCGATGTCGGCGCTCAAGGGCGACAACGTGGTCAACCGCAGCGAGCGTTCGCCGTGGTACACGGGCCCGGCGCTGATGGAAATCCTCGAAACCGTCGAAGTCGCGGCCGACCGCAACTTCACCGACCTGCGTTTCCCGGTGCAGTACGTCAACCGCCCGAACCTGAACTTCCGTGGCTTTGCCGGTACCCTGGCCAGCGGTGTGGTGCACAAGGGCGATGAAATCGTCGTGCTGCCGTCGGGCAAGAGCAGCCGGGTCAAGTCCATCGTCACCTTCGAAGGTGAACTGGAAAACGCCGGCCCCGGCCAGGCCGTGACCCTGACCATGGAAGACGAGATCGACATCTCCCGTGGCGACTTGCTGGTGCATGCCGACAACGTTCCGCCGGTGACCGACCAGTTCGACGCCATGCTGGTGTGGATGGCTGAAGAGCCGATGTTGCCGGGCAAGAAATACGACATCAAGCGCGCCACCAGTTACGTGCCGGGCTCGATTGCCAGCATCGCCCACAAGGTCGATGTGAACACCCTGGAGCAGGGTGCTGCCAGTGCCCTGCAGCTCAACGAGATCGGCAAGGTCAAGGTCAGCCTCGACGCTCCGATCGCGCTGGACGGCTATGACAGCAACCGCACCACCGGTGCCTTCATCGTCATCGACCGCCTGACCAACGGCACCGTTGGCGCCGGCATGATCATCGCGCCACCGGTAGTGCCGCATGGCACCGTCGGCCAGCACGGCAAACTGGCCCACGTGGACACGGCAGAACGTGCCCTGCGCTTCGGCCAGCAGCCCGCCACGGTGCTGTTCAGCGGCCTCTCGGGCGCCGGCAAAAGCACCCTGGCCTATGCCGTTGAGCGCAAGCTGTTCGACATGGGTCGTGCGGTGTATGTACTCGATGGCCAGAACCTGCGTCACGATCTGAACAAGGGCTTGCCGCAGGACCGTGCCGGGCGCACCGAGAACTGGCGTCGTGCTGCGCACGTTGCGCGTCAGTTCAACGAAGCGGGGCTGCTGACCCTGGCCGCCTTCGTCGCCCCGGATGCCGAAGGCCGCGAACAGGCCAAGGCGCTGATCGGCAAGGAGCGATTGCTCACCGTCTACGTCCAGGCCTCGCCTATGGCTTGCCGCGAGCGTGACCCGCAGGGCCTGTATGCCGCCGGCGGCGACAACATCCCGGGCGAAAGCTTCCCGTTTGACGTACCGCTGGATGCGGATCTGGTGATCGACACCCAGAGCGTCAGCCTGGAAGAGGGCGTCAAGCAGGTGCTGGAGCTGCTGCGCAAGCGTGGCGCGATCTAAGCGTTAGCGCTGAACAGAAAACCCCACTTCGCTGGGGTTTTTTGTTGGCCGCACACTCAAATGTGCTTTTCCGATACTGGAATCACCCGCTTCTCCTTCACCGCCTTGAACGAAAAGCTCGAGTAGATCTCCTTCACCCCCGGCAAGGTCTGCAGCACTTCCCGGGCAAATTCACCGAATGACTCAAGGTCACGGGCAAGGATTTCCAGCAGGAAGTCATAGCGCCCGGAGATGTTGTGACAGGCGACGATTTCGGGGATTTCCATCAGCCGCTGCTCGAAGGCGCGGGCCATTTCCTTGGTGTGCGAGTCCATCATGATGCTGACGAAAGCGGTCACGCCAAAGCCCAGGGACTTGGGCGAGAGGATGGCCTGGTAGCCGGTGATGTAGCCGGATTCTTCCAGCAGCTTGATTCGACGCCAGCACGGTGAGGTGGTCAGCGAGACCTGGTCGGCCAGTTCGGAGACCGTCAATCGGGCGTTGTCCTGCAGCGCCGCAAGCAACGCGCGGTCGGTGCGGTCAATGGTCGTAGGCATTTTTTACCCTCCGTGGTCTGAAATTGTTGTTTTTATGTCAATAACCACCCACAGGGATGGTTACATTTGGAAAAAAATCAGCACCTCAGTGGCATAAGCTTATAACAAACCACTAGAGGCTGTTTGCCA carries:
- a CDS encoding Lrp/AsnC family transcriptional regulator, with the protein product MPTTIDRTDRALLAALQDNARLTVSELADQVSLTTSPCWRRIKLLEESGYITGYQAILSPKSLGFGVTAFVSIMMDSHTKEMARAFEQRLMEIPEIVACHNISGRYDFLLEILARDLESFGEFAREVLQTLPGVKEIYSSFSFKAVKEKRVIPVSEKHI
- the cysD gene encoding sulfate adenylyltransferase subunit CysD → MVDKLTHLKQLEAESIHIIREVAAEFDNPVMLYSIGKDSAVMLHLARKAFFPGKLPFPVMHVDTQWKFQEMYSFRDKMVEEMGLELITHVNPDGVAQGINPFTHGSAKHTDIMKTEGLKQALDKYGFDAAFGGARRDEEKSRAKERVYSFRDSKHRWDPKNQRPELWNVYNGKVNKGESIRVFPLSNWTELDIWQYIYLEGIPIVPLYFAAEREVIEKNGTLIMIDDARILEHLSEEEKARIVKKKVRFRTLGCYPLTGAVESEAESLTDIIQEMLLTRTSERQGRVIDHDGAGSMEDKKRQGYF
- the algW gene encoding Do family serine endopeptidase AlgW, with the protein product MFKALRYFGWPLLVGVLIALLVIQRFPQWVGLPSQDVNLQQAPQTTRIMQGPVSYADAVSIAAPAVANLYTTKVVNKTAHPLFEDPQFRRFFGDNLPKQRRWESSLGSAVIMSPEGYLLTNNHVTSGADQIVVALKDGRETLARVIGSDPETDLAVLKIDLKNLPSITIGRSDNIHIGDVALAIGNPFGVGQTVTMGIISATGRNQLGLNNYEDFIQTDAAINPGNSGGALVDANGNLTGINTAIFSKSGGSQGIGFAIPTKLALEVMKSIIEHGQVIRGWLGIEVQPLSQELAESFGMQGRPGIVVAGIFRDGPAQKAGLELGDVILSINGEPAGDGRRSMNQVARIKPNDKVAIQVMRNGKELKLTAEIGLRPPPAPAAKEEN
- a CDS encoding amino acid ABC transporter ATP-binding protein, whose product is MSEAIKQPVSPEGIIQMQGVNKWYGQFHVLKDINLNVRQGERIVLCGPSGSGKSTTIRCLNRLEEHQQGRIVVDGVELTNDLKQIEAIRREVGMVFQHFNLFPHLTILQNCTLAPMWVRKMPKRKAEEIAMHYLERVRIPEQANKFPGQLSGGQQQRVAIARALCMKPKIMLFDEPTSALDPEMVKEVLDTMVGLAEDGMTMLCVTHEMGFARTVANRVIFMDKGEIVEQAAPDDFFDRPQNERTKLFLSQILH
- the cysN gene encoding sulfate adenylyltransferase subunit CysN, coding for MSHQSDLISEDILAYLAQHERKELLRFLTCGNVDDGKSTLIGRLLHDSKMIYEDHLEAITRDSKKVGTTGDDIDLALLVDGLQAEREQGITIDVAYRYFSTAKRKFIIADTPGHEQYTRNMATGASTCDLAIILVDARYGVQTQTRRHSYIASLLGIKHIVVAVNKMDLKGFDEGVFESIKADYLKFAEAINMAPSSLHFVPMSALKGDNVVNRSERSPWYTGPALMEILETVEVAADRNFTDLRFPVQYVNRPNLNFRGFAGTLASGVVHKGDEIVVLPSGKSSRVKSIVTFEGELENAGPGQAVTLTMEDEIDISRGDLLVHADNVPPVTDQFDAMLVWMAEEPMLPGKKYDIKRATSYVPGSIASIAHKVDVNTLEQGAASALQLNEIGKVKVSLDAPIALDGYDSNRTTGAFIVIDRLTNGTVGAGMIIAPPVVPHGTVGQHGKLAHVDTAERALRFGQQPATVLFSGLSGAGKSTLAYAVERKLFDMGRAVYVLDGQNLRHDLNKGLPQDRAGRTENWRRAAHVARQFNEAGLLTLAAFVAPDAEGREQAKALIGKERLLTVYVQASPMACRERDPQGLYAAGGDNIPGESFPFDVPLDADLVIDTQSVSLEEGVKQVLELLRKRGAI
- a CDS encoding Nif3-like dinuclear metal center hexameric protein; its protein translation is MAVALSTLVEEAERYLGSAKIQDYCPNGLQVEGRPQVTRIVSGVTASQALLDAAVEAEADLVLVHHGYFWKGENPCITGMKQRRLKTLLKNDLSLLSYHLPLDLHPEVGNNVQLARQLDITVEGPLDPQNPRIVGLVGSLAEPMSARDFARKVQEVMGREPLLIEGEQIIRRVGWCTGGGQGYIDQAIAAGVDLYLSGEASEQTFHSARENGISFIAAGHHATERYGVQALGDYLARRFALEHLFIDCPNPI